A window from Gossypium raimondii isolate GPD5lz chromosome 7, ASM2569854v1, whole genome shotgun sequence encodes these proteins:
- the LOC105798484 gene encoding LOW QUALITY PROTEIN: nuclear transport factor 2 (The sequence of the model RefSeq protein was modified relative to this genomic sequence to represent the inferred CDS: deleted 3 bases in 2 codons) produces MPATSYPGPAQVGSYFVGQYYQVLQQQPDLVHQFYSDDSTMIWVDGDSSDSASAMLQIHAMVMSLNFTAIEIMVMTINSLDSWNGGVLVMVSGSVKIKDFSSRRKFVQTFFLAPQEKGYFVLSDILQFIDDGETSQLPASTLQENKHDAQPNLSSPVAEPQYSDYVLEEEAREYVNSVHIDDDPIDKYSLPEQPQEEDFEHEVVVEEAPADETLASHHNVVGIVQEIPAMPLEEPVGEPPRKTYASIVLLRVPKEQAVSSVRVQPSYNKVSQSTSEWDHIPEPTSQQSHLAWLDVSESAAEKAVEEGLVSEEGEYIGEYKSVYVRNLPSTVTVSEIEQEFKNFGRIKPDGVFIRNRKDVVGVCYAFVEFEDIFAVHNAIKASHIQLGERQVYIEERRPNSSSTRGGRRGRGRGNYTAEASRGCFGSVVGRGSNQESGDYRSRGNGLYQRGSR; encoded by the exons ATGCCTGCCACTTCCTACCCTGGACCTGCTCAG gTTGGTTCATACTTCGTCGGACAATACTATCAGGTACTTCAACAGCAACCTGATCTAGTTCATCAGTTTTATTCAGATGACAGTACCATGATTTGGGTCGATGGAGATTCCTCTGACTCTGCTTCGGCGATGCTG CAAATTCATGCCATGGTAATGTCACTAAATTTTACCGCAATCGAGATCATGGTT ATGACAATTAATTCTCTTGATTCTTGGAATGGAGGTGTTCTGGTGATGGTTTCTGGTTCCGTTAAAATCAAGGATTTCAGTAGTAGAAGGAAATTTGTGCAAACCTTTTTCTTGGCTCCTCAAGAGAAGGGTTACTTCGTTCTTAGTGATATCCTACAGTTTATTGATGATGGAGAGACTTCACAACTTCCAGCTTCCACATTACAAGAAAACAAGCATGATGCTCAACCAAATCTGTCAAGCCCTGTTGCAGAGCCACAAT ATTCTGACTATGTTTTGGAGGAAGAGGCCAGGGAATATGTCAACTCTGTTCATATAGATGATGATCCTATTGACAAATATAGTCTCCCTGAGCAACCACAAGAGGAAGATTTTGAACATGAAGTTGTGGTGGAGGAGGCTCCTGCAGATGAAACTCTTGCTTCACATCACAATGTGGTGGGCATTGTGCAAGAAATCCCAGCTATGCCTTTGGAGGAACCTGTTGGGGAGCCTCCAAGGAAAACATATGCCTCTATT GTGCTGTTGCGTGTTCCAAAGGAGCAAGCCGTTTCATCTGTTCGAGTGCAACCATCTTATAATAAGGTTTCCCAGAGTACTTCAGAGTGGGATCATATTCCCGAGCCTACTAGTCAGCAGTCACATCTTGCTTGGTTAGATGTGTCTGAATCTGCAGCAGAAAAAGCAGTAGAGGAAGGGTTGGTCTCTGAAGAAG GTGAATATATTGGTGAATACAAATCTGTTTACGTGAGGAACTTGCCCTCTACTGTTACTGTTTCTGAAATTGAGCAAGAGTTCAAGAATTTTGGTAGAATCAAGCCTGATGGTGTGTTTATCCGGAACCGCAAG GATGTTGTTGGTGTTTGCTATGCTTTTGTTGAGTTTGAAGACATTTTTGCTGTTCACAATGCAATCAAG GCATCTCATATACAATTGGGGGAAAGGCAAGTCTACATAGAAGAACGCAGGCCAAATAGCAGCAGTACACGAGGAGGAA GAAGGGGAAGAGGCAGGGGCAATTATACAGCTGAAGCCTCGAGAGGTTGTTTTGGTTCTGTAGTT GGTAGAGGAAGCAACCAAGAATCTGGTGACTACAGATCAAGAGGCAACGGTTTGTATCAGCGAGGTTCTAGATAA
- the LOC105798494 gene encoding uncharacterized protein LOC105798494, with protein MLARRLVSFFKNSPSSKLSSNGTSVNDEKNKSFAGKAVSFILITVTGGVALSALDDLAIYHGCSRKAMEKAGKNQAIINAIGEPIKKGPWYNASLAVAHKRHSVSCTFPVSGPQGNGVLQLKAVRNGDDNWYSYVLPRDWEILIMEALLYVPGNEEKQQTLRISLLENAPSPACVACTECKPQQSENQEKK; from the exons ATGTTGGCCAGAAGGTTGGTTTCTTTCTTCAAGAATTCTCCCTCTTCCAAGCTTTCCag CAATGGAACTTCTGTGAATGACGAAAAGAACAAGTCGTTTGCTGGGAAAGCGGTTTCTTTTATCTTGATTACCGTAACCGGCGGTGTTGCTTTGAGTGCTCTTGACGACCTTGCCATCTACCATGGCTGTAGCAG AAAGGCAATGGAGAAAGCTGGTAAGAATCAAGCAATTATAAATGCTATTGGGGAACCGATTAAGAAGGGACCATGGTACAATGCTTCTCTTGCTGTAGCTCACAAGAGGCATTCTGTATCTTGCACATTCCCTGTATCTGGACCACAAGGCAATGGAGTATTACAATTGAAGGCAGTTCGTAATGGAG ATGATAATTGGTATTCATATGTCCTACCTCGGGACTGGGAGATCCTAATAATGGAAGCCCTCCTATATGTCCCGGGGAATGAAGAGAAGCAGCAAACATTACGGATTAGTCTCCTCGAAAATGCACCTTCTCCGGCTTGCGTAGCATGCACTGAATGCAAGCCTCAACAATCTGAGAATCAAGAGAAGAAATAG